Part of the Nicotiana tabacum cultivar K326 chromosome 20, ASM71507v2, whole genome shotgun sequence genome, TCAACATAAGTGTCCAATTAtgtaatcaagaaagaattcaatttgtttttacaaaataatCCCTATGTACATAttcctaaaaagttttcttaTCCCTTACATTAAATGTTTAATTAGGGGTAATTTAGTCATAGTaggtatttttatataaaatttagtattttcttaataggCGTACTAAAAGCAAATTGGTTTATGGTGTATCGTAGCACCTATATTTTAGGCCCAAAAGAAAGGGGGAAAATTGGGAGGGAGATTAGGAGGGAGAGACAGAGAGTGTGCGCGTGTGTCCTGGCTTCCGTCAGTTTCTGCTTAGCTTCTGAAATCTGGGGTCTCTTCAAATTCCTCTAatttcttcttcctttcctttttcttaaAGTAACTTTTTACTATTTCTTAGTGTAGTAAGCAAATTCCAACAACATTTGTTGTAGGTTGGTATTCATACCTTTAGCAGTGTAAGTTACTGGGTTTTTGTCACAACACAAGTAATAACTCTGGGACACAATTAGCCCCATTTCAGAGTGATCTGTCTTTCTCCTGTCTTTACAACAGAATTGTTGTAAAAGCTGCTGCCTTTGCAATACTCTTCTAATGGCAATATGTAagtctttcttcttcttattcctcATCATTTCTTGATGTTTCTTTAAAAGCTttaaccttcttttttttttgttcttctttaaAGTTTGGATCTTTTTCACCTAATTCTTGGCTAAAGTTTGTGCTTGTTCCACAAGTGCTTGTAAAGTCTTATTAACTGTAAATGTTTCAATATAGCAGCAAGATCTGATGTAGAATTGGTATTTTTACTAGTCGGATTGTACTATTCTTTACCTAATTGCTCCATTTTCCCTTTCTTCGTTTTTTCATTTGGTTTCCATAAATATGCAATTTGTGTGTCCTAAGAGAAATTTTTGGTGGTGGGGTTTGGatgaaaattttgggaaaatgaaTTTTTTGTTTTAGGAAATTTAATTAGCTTTTATGTGGTGATTACCTGCCCTAAGAGGGGTATCAATTGGTTAGGTTGAATTAGTAGTTATACAAAATTCTGCCTGCCACATCTGGAGcaaaatagaattatatttttagtgGATGTTGACAATTGCATAATGATTGCCAAATGATTCAATCTGtttactttcgttgcttttgaCTTGGACTTTGAACCCTCCACACCTtgatgttttttcttttttcctaaaATAAGTAGGTAAGGatgttgttacatgctattttCTCTTCAATACACTCTGGTCAATTCAGCTTTTTGAAGTCCTTTTCGAACGGCCGCTTCCCCATATTCTATTTGTCATCTTCTCTTGGCAGTTCAGTTTGTCTTGATACATCTAAGTTTCGTCATTTTGTTACAATGATTTGTTCGCTATCTGAGAAAAGATGTGAGGTGAAGGTTTCTAGTAAAAGCTCATCCTAAGCATGTACATTTATTAGAAATGATAATTAGGAACATCGCAAACCTGATCACTAAAGCTGAAGACGAGCCaacttagtttcctttttccaaTTGAGTTGTCTTCATGTTTCAAGTTAGTAATAGTTCATCTGAAAATTTTATAGCTTCGAGTGATAGCAGTTATAGTAAACAAAGAAAAAGTGGTTTCTTATGCATATCTCTTCATGATTGTAACTGCAAGACAATTAGATTGTGCATATCCGTTTCTATATGAGCAAATTTATCCATTAGACTGGCTGATGAATAGATATGGCATTTCTCCCTTGAAATTTAACTTTGACTTTTCTTTTGAACCAAAAGTAGATTAAAGAAATAGCCATTATTGGATGCACACTACAGATGATAGTACACATTAGTGGTTCCCCACTCATCCATATAGTGGACTTCTCTTTGAAGTTGAAAGAGACATGTATCCTATTGCTATACTTTTTCTCCCTGTCTTACTCTTTCTCCCTTCTGAAAGATTCGTTCTTAATATTCTTTCTAGGTAATTTCTTTGCCATTGACTACAGACACTTACCTCTCTCTGTTGAGTACTTAATCTATTATTCAACAATTCAAGGTTAAGAAGTTAAAAGTAGGCGCTATTTCACCAGAGAAGCTGCACAAGTAGATCATTGCATATCCTCAAAGGGTCAAGTGTGGTTATTATAGACCAGCTAACTTGATAAATGAAATACGCTGCCATTGTTACACTTTTCTGCAAAACGGAAATAGAGTTTCCCATTTGCATGATACTGTTCTCAGCAAGTCAAAGGTGCAGTTGAACAATAAGTGCTATGTGCTACCTTGCATGTGATGTGGTTCATGATCTAGTATGAAGTTGGATAGAGAACGTTGTCTGGGAGGCAAGGCTTATATGTGGCTGATTTGATCTCATGGTCATCAAAGTTGATTTTTTGATGGATGAGAATAAAATGATATCGAACATGCAGTTGATAGTTTAGCTACAGCATCTCTAATTTTGTCCTACCTTCTTATAGAATTCATCATTAAATCTCTCATAAACCAGATTCAGGTATAGGGCTAGTCAACGAAATGTGCTCCATTGGTTTTTGTTGACGATTATGTTTCTTCCAATCTCCTTTTTTTCCCAAGTCCTACTACATTGTAATCAAAGTTATTTAAATGAGGGAAAGAAATTTAAGGGCAGCAGAATGTCAGTAAGTGTAAGGCCAAAACTTTGTTTAAATCTTGTTTCCTGACTATCAGTGCTAAAGCACGTGATATAACTTAGTACAATAAAACGATtatggactgttgttgaatgAGAACTATAACTAACTCGTGAATCTGAAGGAAGCTGCACATAATCCAAAGGTCAACCAGTATAAGTTTTCCGAGGTGACAAAAGTAATGTTTCAGCTTGTTCTAGTGATAAATGATGTTTAGTGCTTTGGATAAGGAAGCAAATGATATGCTCTATTTGTTGCAGAGATAAAGCACGTGTTGTGAAGCATGGCATCAATAGTATTACATGCCTAACCTTATCCAGTGCAGTGTTTTTCACTTTCAGCATACAATTATTGGTGTATTTCTGTTCAGCTGATGCAAGTTTGACCTAATCTTTTTAAATATTGTGTGAAATTAAACAGCCATGATTATTGATCTTTCCGTGGTTTTGCTTTCTCCTCGTCTCGTTCTCTCTTCTTTCTTACTTAATttcttctgatttttctttcttttttcagtCTTTTGAATTCTTAAAGCTCCTTAAGATGCCTTATGCTTCTCGGTTCATGCAGAGAGCAAGATGCTAGTGGGCCTTGAATGAACCTTAATTTCGGTAGTGAAAGGAAAATGACCTCAAAACCAAAGAAAGGATGGAAATCGATTGTGCCTCTCCATTTGAAGACCAAATCAGCAGCACATTTTTGTTTGCTACCCAAAGCGAAGTCAGATCGATACGGTCCTGGTGACACACCTGTTTATCTCAATGTGTATGACTTGACTCCTATGAATGGCTATGTATATTGGGCTGGCCTTGGTATCTTTCATTCTGGTGTAGAAGGTATCAGCCTTATTAGATTTTCCCTCTTTTCTTTAgagttatttgttgttatttatgtGGCAATGCACCCATGCAAtatccatttttgtttttcgatATGTTGCTCCTACAATTGGAGATACATGCTCTTTTGGGGGGTTTTGCTTTATATATTGCTATTCCTGGTTCTGTTTGATCACATGTACCGCAGTACATTTCATCACCCGATGGATTAGTTTGTCTATCTTGACTTGTGATTTAGCTAAGATGTTAGCTAAAGTCTTGTGTTCAGATTCAGAAATCAGAACTTATTTCTTGGATATATCCATGTAGGATCCATCCTGTAAATGTGGTTTACTTAGTCAAGAATAGATAAATGCATTTATCATGTATTGGTGGTCTAGCTTAAAGTTGGAAATCTAACTCAAATCTCAATTCATTGGAACATAAGTCAAGTTTGCTCTTCATTATTTGGTTTTAAACTTAAAATGTGGCGACTCGGGAGTCATTTTGGATCCTGGTGCCTCTCAATAATTGTCAAAATTCTCCTAAAGTTGTATTGGTTAGAGAGATGGACTTCAAAAGGATTTTATACTTTTTCTGGCAAGAGAGATTCCTCTGAACTGAATCATGGATGCATCAGAAAGTTGTTAAACAACTTAACAAGTCTAAATGCATGTTGTCTTCCTTAACAACTTAACGGTCATGTCAGTTTCTTTCTTCTGTTTCATGAGGCAAGATTGTATTGGTATTGATTacttatcaatatatatatatattgtattggGAGACAATGGTCTTGAATTTGGGGGATTGGAAAGTTGTGGAGTGTGTAAGAATCATATTACACTCCCATTTCTGTATTTCCAAATTCGTTCATTCACAGAAGATAGTAGAAAGGTCTTTTGTGCATCTCTTTTTTGATTCCTATATTGGTTTTAGTCCCCCGGAGAAAGCATTACGTTGGATATTTAAAATTTTTGATAGGGGAATCCCAATGAAGTGTTAACCGTTGACCATTGCATCTTAATAGTTCAATGAGAACTAATGAACCGTATGTTAAACTTTACATGGAAAAAGGAGAACTGTGAGTGGATCTGCTGCCTGAATTAGTTGTATTTGGTCCCTCATACTTTTGTATGTTCAGTTAATCTGACCTATACTTTACAGTTCATGGTGTAGAATATGCATTTGGAGCTCATGACTATCCAAGCAGTGGTGTCTTTGAAGTTGAACCACGGCAATGCCCAGGGTTCAAGTTCAGGAAGTCGATATTCATTGGGGCTACAAAGTTGGATCCCTGTCAAGTTAGAGAATTTATTGAACGTCAAGCTGCTAGCTATAATGGTGATACGTATCACTTGATTGTGAAGAACTGCAACCATTTTTGCAACGATTTATGCTACAAGCTGACTGGGAAAAGGATTCCAAAATGGGTGAACAGACTTGCAAAATTAGGTAACCTTCTGTCATTCCACCTCTCTTGTATTAGCAATAATATGACGGACCTTACAAGCATTTGGCTCTGGATTTATCAGTTGACTTGGTCTTGGAGAACTAAACTCATAAATTCCGGCGCTTTCATAATGAGAATTCATCTAATTCTCTTTTCCCCATCTTGGTATACTGAAGTCCTCAACTGCAGTAAATATGAATATATGGATTCCCCTAGGCATCAGTTTGGTTATACTAAACAGTGCTTGGTAGAGGGAAGCGCGAAACAATTTCCTTTGCCTCTGTCATACACAAAATGTATAAGATATTACCCTCACAGAACATAGCATTTGGAGGAAATTGTTCTTTTTACTTCCCCAAGTTTTAAGCAAAATAGCTCCTTTTGATAATACTACTTGAGATGTTTATGCATGATAATCAGTAATCGGTGTGATCCACTGAATGTAGTTCGGGACTATGCTCCTGAAAATGTTCttgtagaaaagaaaatagtttgtcatTTAAAAACTAACTGCATGAAATTACTTACAGTAAGTATGAGTTAATAACTTTGAGAAGAGGAAAGGAACCTGTTTGAGTGTGTAAAAGTTTTTACACCGGAGCTcgaaattaaattcaaaaagaaaatatagGGTTTGGTTCTCATGTTTTTCGAGCTTATTAATGATTGCAAATGATAAgcttcattcttttattttttcgtgTATATAGGTTCAACATTCAACTGCATGCTACCCGAGGCTCTGAAAGTTGCTGCGGTGGAACATGACCCTAATGGCCCTGAATATGATAGTGAGAAAAGAAGGCTGAGAAGTGCTTTCAGTTGTCTTTCGTCAATTTCAACAAGGCAAAGGCAGTTATCGACATCTTCGTTATTTCTGCAGTCACCCTTGAAAGGGTGCTTACCATCTTGGGAGTTAAGAAAATCTAACAACAGGTCTCTGAAGGAAAGGTAAGATAATGGACCCTTCCAATTTCTTGGAATTTGTTGAACAGAAATGTTATGAAGGTTATTTCATGTATtcttgggaaaaatgaaaaaccAATCAGAGTGACATGCTTAGGAAGGGGTAGTATTTGTAACATGACATTTCAGTGTATGTAAAAAAAGAATTCCTTATTTGATTGCTTCTTTTGAGAAAGTTTGCCACACTTGGAAGTTGAAGCAGTGAGTTGTTGGATCAAGATGAATGGAGATGCTTGCACCCAAGAGTATAGCCTAGTGGTCAATAAAGTGGGTGGAGATTGGAGAACTATGAGGTCTCACATTCAAATTCTATTGGAGTCGAAAATACTAGGTCACATCTGTCTAAATTTTGGTAGATAAAATTATTAGATACTTGTGTTGGTCGGAGGTAGTAGGTACCCtctggaattagtcgaggtgtgcACGAGCTGGCCAGAGCGTCACAGTTACCATTTGACAAAGGCTATAGTATTTGACAAAGATTCTGAGGTAATAGATACTAGCTGGAATGGCAAAGAAGAAGTTATGTACTATAATCGCTACAGATTACAACGGGACAAAATGGCTAAAGTCCCAAGTAGTGGAATCCAATAGGCAATAAATCGATATTATTTCAAGTTAAAGCTCTTCGCGCTGTTGACAAACTCCTCAGGTTGTCAACTTTGCCGTTTTCCATTTtcctttttaatatttattttttcctaataATCTAGTTCTCTTTGTTTCACACACTTTATTCTCGCATTGGATGCAACAAAATGTAGTTACAGTTGAATTAATTGATTAgaataatgaaataaatgagAGTAAATACCTTAAAACTCGCTTAGATTATCACCTTTTGGTCAGTTTTTTTACCTAAATTATCGCCTGTCTCCAAAACCTATTGAACTATATCCTCCTTTATATCAAAACTCCTCGTCGCATTTTTAATGGTgcgtaatttttaatttttaaaactcctcgttgcatttttattttttttttcccgCTTTTTTGCTTCTCACTCTCTCAAAGAGAGTGGAACACACTCT contains:
- the LOC107804982 gene encoding deSI-like protein At4g17486 encodes the protein MNLNFGSERKMTSKPKKGWKSIVPLHLKTKSAAHFCLLPKAKSDRYGPGDTPVYLNVYDLTPMNGYVYWAGLGIFHSGVEVHGVEYAFGAHDYPSSGVFEVEPRQCPGFKFRKSIFIGATKLDPCQVREFIERQAASYNGDTYHLIVKNCNHFCNDLCYKLTGKRIPKWVNRLAKLGSTFNCMLPEALKVAAVEHDPNGPEYDSEKRRLRSAFSCLSSISTRQRQLSTSSLFLQSPLKGCLPSWELRKSNNRSLKER